The Pseudomonadota bacterium region CCTCGGTGAGTGGGCCACACAAGGAGCTTTGTCATGGCGAAGGAGAAATTCGTAAGGAACAAGCCGCACGTGAACGTGGGGACGATCGGGCACATCGACCACGGGAAGACGACGCTGAC contains the following coding sequences:
- a CDS encoding GTP-binding protein, giving the protein MAKEKFVRNKPHVNVGTIGHIDHGKTTLT